The DNA segment ACCAGCGCTTTCTCAATCAGCTTGAAACTGCGATCGGCCAGCAGCGCAAGAGCCTCGCCTGGCATCAAGCCAACCTGGATCGGGCGCGCGGCGTCTGGCAGCAGGCCTATGCGCGGGTCGAAGGGTTGCGCAAGCTGGTGCAGCGCTACATTGATGAGGCGCGGGCGCTGGAAGACAAGCGTGAGCAGAAACTGCTCGATGAGCTGTCTCAGCGCTTGCCGCGTCACGAGATGTAGCGCCGATCATGGTCTAGTCTGTGTCTTATCATTGATGCAGCGCAGGAGTGGGTTATGACAGTCACTTGCGGTCTCTCGCCAGACGGTCGGCAAGTCACGCTGTTTATCGAGGGGAGGTTCGACTTCTCCTGCCATCAGGATTTTCGTGCCGCTTATGAAGCTTTTTCCGGCGAGCTGGATTATGTCGTGGACCTGCGCGGCACTCACTATCTGGACAGCTCGGCGCTGGGCATGCTGCTGTTGTTGCGCGACCATGCCGGTGGCGACCATGCGCAGGTACGGCTGATCAACTGCAGCAGCGACGTGGTCAAGATCCTGACCATCTCCAATTTCTCCAAACTGTTTACGCTAGGTTAAGTCTTGCAGTCTGTGGGGCAAGAGCTGCGGGTGCTGATTGCTGATGACAGTGCCAGTGACAGGCTGCTGTTATCGACCCTGATCAGTCGGCAGGGGCACCAGCCGCTGGTCGCTGCCAATGGTCAGGAGGCTGTGCAGCTGTATCGCGATCACCAGCCGCAGTTGGTACTGATGGATGCCCTGATGCCGGTCATGGACGGCTTCGAGGCCGCCCGTCAGATCAAGCAGATGGCCGGTCAGGCGCTGGTGCCAATCATCTTTCTGACCTCTCTGACCGAGGGGGAGGCGCTGGCCCGATGCCTGGATGCCGGCGGTGACGACTTTCTGGCGAAGCCCTTCAATCCTCTGGTGCTGGCCGCCAAGATCAATGCCATGAATCGACTGCGGCAACTGCAGGATACTGTGCTGCGCCAGCGCGACCTGATTGCCAGTCATCGTGAACATTTACTCAACGAACAGCGGGTGGCCAAGGCGGTATTTGACCAGGTGGCGCATTCCGGCTGTCTTGACGCATCGTGTATCCGTTATCTGCAGTCGCCTTATGCGCTGTTCAATGGCGACCTGATGCTGGCGGCCTATACACCGGCCGGGCACATGCATGTGTTTCTCGGCGACTTCACCGGGCATGGTTTGCCGGCAGCAGTAGGTGCCATGCCGCTGGCCGAGGTGTTCTACGGGATGACCGCCAAAGGCTACGAGCTGGCGGAAATCCTGCGGGAGATGAACGGCAAGCTCAAACGTATCCTGCCGGTAGACATGTTTTGTTGCGCCGCGCTGTTGTGCATCGATGCCGGTCAGCAGCAGGTCGAGCTATGGAATGGCGGGTTGCCTGACGGTTATCTGCTGCGCGCCGACAACGCCGGGTTTGTCCCGTTGCAGTCCCGGCACCTGCCGCTGGGCGTGTTGTCACCCAAGGCGTTCGAGGCGCATACCGAGGTTCACCCGTTGGGGGCCGGGGACCGGATCTTTCTGTTGTCTGATGGAGTGATCGACACCCGGGATGCTCAGGATCAGCTGTTTGGCTCGCAACGCCTGTGCGAAGTCCTGGCTGCCAATCGCGAGCCCGAGATGCTGATTCAGGAGATTCTCCAGGCGCTCAACGATTTTGGCGGCCGTGCCCGTGACGATGTCAGCATGCTGGAAATCAGTGCCGGGCATGGGGCGCTGCCGGCCACTGCATTGACTCAGGGCTGGTCCGACAGTGGTCTGGCGGAGCCGGTGGACTGGTCGGTGGCCTTCGAGTTTCGCGCTGCGACCCTCAAAGCGAGTAATCCGCTGCCTGGCGTGCTGCAACTGCTGCTGGAGCAGCGCGGCTTGCGTGAGCAGGCGGCCACGATTTACAGCGTGCTCACCGAGCTTTACAGCAATGCGTTGGAGCATGGCGTTCTCGGGCTGGATTCCACCCTCAAACAGGATGCGGCCGGTTTTGCCCGGTATTACGAGGCGCGCGCCAAGCGTCTGGCTGAGCTGCAAAACGGGTTCATCCGCCTGGAGTTGGTGCTTTGTTCTGCTGCGCAAGGCGGCAGGTTGCAGATTTGCATGCAGGACAGTGGCCAAGGTTTCGACGTCCAGGCGGTGCTGGCCAGGCTGCCGGATGATGCGGGCCTGCACGGTCGCGGGCTGCGCCTGATTCGCTCGTTGTGCCGGGATGCGCGATGGTCCGCCGATGGTTGTACGGTGCATGTGGAATTTGTCTGGGGGGCGATGGCATACTTGCCTTCGGGGTCTTGATCAAGGAGTGAGCAAGTGTCGTTCGTACAGATTGACTACGCGGTATTGAATACCTTGCAAGAGGTCATGGAAGACGAGTATCTGACGCTCATCGACGTCTTCCTGAGCGACTCCGAGCAGCGCCTGGCATTGCTTCGTCAGGCGGCGCGCAACCTGGCCGGCGGTACATCGCCTGATCTGACGGAACTGGGCCTGGCGGCGCACAGCTTCAAGGGCAGCAGCAGCAATATGGGCGCTCTGCGCTTGTCTGAATTGTGTCGTCAGCTCGAAGAGCAGGCCCGGCGTCAGGCGCTCGATGGCCTTGAAGAGCTTGTCAGCCTGATCGACAGCGAGTATCAGGCCATTCGCCAAGTGTTCAATGCCGAGCGACAAGTGCTGGTTGCTCAGACCTGAGTATTGCTCTGCTTGCTATCTCCCTTGTTAGTTTGGCCTGCATTTTGCTAATGCAATAGCATTGTGCTGCTTTATGTGGAGATCCCGATGCCCCTTGCTCCAGATGTGTTCCCCCAGGCGAATGTAGCGGCTCCGGCCAAGACCGGTGCCGTCAGTAATTCGTTCAAGCCTGCCGAAACCAGCAAGGCTGACGCCTCCAGCTTCTCTGATGTCTATGCGCAGCAGTCTCGCGACAAGCCTGCCGTCGAGCGCGATATACCGGCCAGGCCTGCTCGGGACAAGCCCGCTGCCGATAAAGACAAGGCGGTCGCAACCAAAGACAAGCCTGCTGCGGTCGGCAAAGACAAGCCGGATACGGCAGACAAGGCCAAGAGTGAGCCTGATCAGGTTGCCGGAAGCGGCAATTCGTTGCCAGTCCAGGCCAAGGGTCAGACCGCTGATGCTGATGATCAGAGTGCCGATCCGTCCGAGGCTGTCGAGCAACTGGTGGGGCTGCCGACGCTGATTCAGATTCCGGTTGAGGTCGCGGTTGACGCTCCGGTGTCGGCAGATGCGGCCATTGATGGCCTGCAGCAGTCCCAGCTCGCAGCGTCGCCGCTGGCAGCGGCGCCTGCGGCAACTTCTGCTGCTGTGGAAGAGGCGTTCAATCCGGAGGCTGACCCGCTTGACGGTCTGCATGCCTTGCAGTTTGCGCTTGAAAGTGCAGGCGGCAAGAGTCGTGCGGCTGCGCCGGTGGCGACTAATCAGGCCGGGCAGGCTCAGGCGAATCCGGACCTCAACGCCGACGACACTCGGGCGCAGAACGTTGTCAATAATCTGGCGAGCCTTAATGGTGACCCGGCAGCTCAGGATGGTTCTACCGAGAGCAGTGATCAGTCTTTTACTGCGGTGCTCGGTGATGGGCTTAAGGATGTAAAGAGCGCTGCCGGTGATACCCGGGTCGATAACTTTGCCGAACGTCTTGCCGCGTTGAGTCAGGCCGCCCAGCCGGCGCGGCCGGTGACTGCGCCGGTGGCTTCGCCATTGGGTCAGCCGTTGGCCATGCATCAGAGTGGCTGGACCGAGGGTATTGTCGATCGGGTCATGTACCTGTCGAGTCAGAATCTCAAGTCGGCAGAGATCAAGCTTGAGCCTGCGGAGCTGGGGCGTCTGGACATCCGTGTCAATATGGCGCCGGATCAACAGACCCAGGTGACCTTTGCCAGTGCGCATCTGGGCGTGCGCGATGCATTGGAGAGCCAGGTCGCGCGCCTGCGTGAGTCGTTCAGTCAGCAGGGCCTGGGTCAGGTTGACGTCAATGTCTCTGACCAGTCACAGCAACAAGCCCAGCAGCAGGCGCAGGAGCAGGCCAGTCGCGCGCAGCGTGGCGGGCGAGGGTCTATGGCGCAGGATGAAGTTGAGGATGAAGTGGCGCCGGCAGCGGTTGCTGCAGTGTCTCAGCCTGCCCAGCGGATTGTGGGTAGCAGCGAAATCGATTACTACGCCTGATCCGCAAAAAAGCGCGCCTGAAATTGCTCAGTGCGCGCTTTCCTTTGCTGTGCTCGCCACTCTGGCATAACACTTGCTCAAACTCTGTTACGTATCAACGAACCCCTTGAATACTGACGGATTATTGGCATGGCGAGTGACGCAGTTAAAGAGCCCGGCTCGAAAAGTAAACTCAAGCTCATCATTATCGGCGTTGTTGCCCTGTTGCTGGCGGTAGGCTTGTCGGCAGGCGCGACCTGGTTTCTCATGCACAAATCCGAGCCTAAGCCTGATCCGGCAGCGGCGGCTGCAGCGGCGAATGTCAAGCAGCCAGCGGTATTTGAAGCCATGACGCCGGCCTTTGTGGTCAACTTCAATGTCAATGGGCGCCAGCGCTATATGCAGGCCAGTATCACCATGCTCGCGCGTAATCCTGCCGACATGGAAGCACTGAAAGTGCATATGCCGACCATTCGCAATAATCTGGTCATGCTGTTCGCCGGTATCCCGTTCGAATCGCTGTCATCGCCGATCGGCCAGGAAATGTTGCGCCAGAAAGCCACGGCCAGCATTCAGGAAGTCGCTCAAAAAGAGCTGGGCAAGACTGTGATTGAGCAGCTGCTCTTCACCAACTTCGTATTGCAGTAGGACTCCAGGACATGGCCGTGCAAGACCTGCTGTCCCAGGATGAGATCGACGCGCTGCTGCACGGCGTGGACGATGGAATGGTCCAGACCGATAACGCAGTCGAGCCTGGCAGCGTCAAAAGTTATGACCTGACCAGCCAGGACCGGATCGTCCGGGGTCGCATGCCGACCCTGGAAATGATCAACGAGCGGTTCGCCCGTTACACCCGCATCAGCATGTTCAATCTGCTGCGCCGCTCGGCGGATGTTGCGGTGGGTGGCGTACAGGTAATGAAGTTCGGTGAGTACGTGCATTCGTTGTATGTGCCCACCAGCCTCAACCTGGCCAAGATCAAGCCGCTGCGCGGCACTGCCTTGTTCATTCTTGACGCCAAGCTGGTGTTCAAGCTGGTGGACAACTTCTTTGGCGGTGACGGGCGCCATGCCAAGATCGAGGGGCGTGAGTTCACGCCGACCGAACTGCGTGTGGTGCGTATGGTGCTCGATCAGGTATTTATCGACCTCAAGGAGGCCTGGCAGGCAATCATGGAGGTCAATTTCGAGTACATCAACTCGGAAGTGAACCCGGCCATGGCCAACATCGTCGGGCCCAGTGAAGCCGTCGTGATCTCGACCTTCCATATCGAACTCGATGGCGGTGGCGGCGACCTGCACGTGACCATGCCTTATTCGATGATCGAGCCGATCCGCGAGATGCTTGATGCCGGCTTTCAGTCTGATCTGGATGATCAGGATGAGCGCTGGATCAAGGCACTCAAGGAGGACGTGCTGGATGTATCGGTCCCGCTGACGACTACGGTTGCGCAGCGTCAGTTGCAGTTGCGCGACATCCTGCACATGCAGCCTGGCGATGTGATTCCTGTCGAGCTGCCCGAGGCGCTGGTCATGCGCGCCAACGGTGTGCCGTCATTCAAGGTCAAGCTCGGTTCGCACAAGGGCAATCTGGCCTTGCAGGTTATCGAACCGATAGAGCGGCGTTGACAGACCGTCGCGCCACAACCCAATTGCGTAATTGAATTACTGCCCGCAGAGGACAACCGATGGCTGATGAAAACGATATGACGTCTGCTGATGATCAGGCGTTGGCCGATGAGTGGGCTGCCGCGCTGAATGAAGCCGGCGAGGGAGGGCAGTCTGATATTGATGCGCTGCTGGCGGCTGATGAAGCGAGCCGCCCCAGCTCCAATCGTATGCCCATGGAAGAGTTTGGCAGTGTGCCCAAGAGCACTGCGCCGGTCACGCTCGATGGTCCGAACCTGGATGTGATCCTGGATATCCCGGTGTCGATTTCCATGGAAGTGGGCAGCACCGATATCAGCATTCGTAACCTGTTGCAGCTCAACCAGGGTTCGGTGATCGAGCTTGATCGCCTGGCGGGAGAGCCGCTGGATGTGCTGGTTAATGGCACCCTGATCGCCCATGGCGAGGTGGTGGTGGTCAATGAAAAGTTCGGCATTCGCCTGACTGACGTGATCAGTCCGAGTGAACGCATCAAGAAGCTGCGCTAAGTGAACCGCTGGTTGATGCTGTTGCTGGCTGCGCCTTTGGCTGTGCTGGCAGCCGAGCCGACAGCTCAGGCGGCTGCCCCGCAGGTGGGTAGCGCTCTGTCCGGTGGCTGGGGTGGGCAACTGTTGCAGTTATTACTGGGGCTGTTGCTGGTCATCGGGCTGATCTTTGTGCTGGCGTGGGTGATGCGTCGGGTTCAGGGGGCGTCGATCGGCAATCAGCAGGTTATCGAATTGGTTGGCTCCAGAGCTTTGGGGCCGCGTGACCGGCTGGTACTGGTTCAGGTGGGTAAGGAACAGATTTTATTGGGGATCACGCCTGGGCGTATCACGCCTCTGCATGTGCTCAATGAAAATGTTCAGGTGCCGGTTCGCGAGCCGGCCACTCCCGAGTTCGCCCAGCGCCTGCTGGAGCTCATGGGCAAGGATAAGGACAACAAGTGATGGGTGCCTTGCGTTGGCTGGTGGTGCTGTTGTTGGGGCTGGGAGCACCTGTGGCCCTGGCGGCCGATCCGTTGTCGATTCCGGCTATTACGCTGTCCAACGGGACTGACGGTCAGCAGGAGTATTCGGTCAGCTTGCAGATCTTGCTGATCATGACGGCGCTGAGTTTCATTCCGGCATTCGTCATGCTGATGACCAGTTTCACCCGGATCATCGTGGTGTTCTCGATTCTGCGCCAGGCTCTGGGCTTGCAGCAAACCCCATCGAACCAGATTCTGATTGGCATGGCGCTGTTTCTGACCATGTTCATCATGGCGCCGGTGTTTGATCGGGTGAACAACGATGCTCTGCAGCCTTATCTGGCTGAGACCCTTACTGCCCAGCAAGCGGTCGCCAAAGCCCAGGTGCCGATCAAGGACTTCATGCTGGCCCAGACCCGGACCAGCGACCTGGAACTGTTCATGCGTCTGTCCAAACGCACTGATATTCCTACACCGGATGCCGCGCCCCTGACCATCCTGGTGCCGGCATTTGTGATCTCTGAGCTCAAGACGGCGTTCCAGATCGGTTTCATGATCTTCATCCCGTTTCTGATCATCGACATGGTGGTGGCCAGTGTGCTGATGGCGATGGGTATGATGATGCTCTCGCCGCTGATCATCTCATTGCCATTCAAGATCATGCTGTTTGTGCTGGTTGATGGCTGGGCGTTGATTGTCGGTACTTTGGCTGGCAGTTTTGGCGGCGTATGAAGAGTCTGGTGGAGGCGTCGTTGTCATGACCCCTGAAGTCGCGGTCGATCTGTTTCGCGAGGCGTTGTGGTTGACCACCATGCTGGTGGCCATTCTGGTGGTGCCGAGCCTGATCTGCGGTCTTATCGTGGCCATATTTCAGGCGGCCACGCAAATCAACGAACAGACCCTGAGCTTTCTGCCGCGCCTGTTGGTGATGCTCATCACGCTGATTGTCACCGGTCCCTGGTTGTTGAAAGTGTTCATGGACTATGTCCTGAATCTGTTCAACAGCATTCCCACCTTGATCGGCTGAGGATCATGCAGCCATTGCTCATGCTGACCGACACCCAGATCAGCACGTGGGTGGCCAGTTTCATGCTGCCGTTGTTTCGTATTGTCGCTTTGCTGATGACCATGCCGATTATCGGCACGACGCTGGTGCCACGGCGTGTGCGCCTGTATTTAGCGGTCGCTATCACAGTGGTTGTAGCGCCGGTGCTGCCACCGGTTCCGGCTGTGCAGGCATTGGATCTCAGTGCGTTACTGCTGATTGGCGAGCAGGTAATCATCGGGGTTGGCATGGGGTTGTGCCTGCAGCTGTTCTTTCAAGTGTTCGTGATCGCCGGCCAGATCATCGCTACCCAGATGGGTATGGGCTTCGCCTCGATGGTTGACCCTGCCAACGGCGTATCTACAGCTGTGGTCGGGCAGTTCTTTACCATGCTGGTCACCCTGATGTTTCTGGCCATGAATGGCCACCTGGTGGTGCTGGAGGTTCTCATCGAGAGCTTCACTACGCTCCCGGTTGGCGGGGGCTTGCAGATCAACAGCTTCTGGGGGTTGGCCAATGGTCTGAGCTGGACGCTGGCAGCGGGGTTGCGTCTGGTTCTGCCAGCCATTGCCGCCTTGCTGATCATCAACATTGCGTTTGGCATCATGACTCGCGCCGCGCCGCAATTGAACATCTTCTCCATCGGTTTCCCGATGACTCTGGTGCTTGGTATGGTCATCTTGTGGATGAGCATGGCTGACATGCTGGGCCAGTATCAGCCAATGGCGGTCGAAGCCTTGCAGCAACTGCGAGATCTGGTGAGGGCGCGTTGAATGGCCGAGAGCGAGAGTGGTCAGGACAAGACAGAAGACCCCACGGAGAAGAAAATCCGTGACACCCGGGCTGAGGGGCAGATTGCCAGATCCAAGGAGCTGACCACGCTGGTTGTTACGCTTATGGGGGCGGTCGGGCTGTTGATATTTGGTGGCGGTATTGCCCAAATGATGCAGGAGTTGATGCGCGACAACTTCTCGATTTCTCGTGAAGCGCTCATGGACCCGACCTGGATGGGAACCATGCTTCTCAAGTCGGGAAAGTTCGCGATCATTGTCATGTTGCCGTTCATGGTCGCCATGCTGGTAGCGGCTCTGGTGGGGCCGATCCTGCTTGGTGGCTGGCTGTTCACGACCAAATCGCTGATGCCCAAATTCAGCCGGATGAATCCGTTGTCCGGCATCAAGCGCATGTTCTCGATGCATTCGCTGGTAGAGTTGCTCAAGTCGTTGGCGAAGTTTCTGATCATCCTTATCGTTGCGCTGGTGGTGATCGACGGCGACCGTGATGATCTGGTGGCTATCGCTTATGAGCCGCTTGAGCAGGCGATGATCCATAGTCTGCAAGTGGTGGGTTGGAGCACCTTGTGGATCGTGTCCGGGCTGTTCCTGATTGCGGCGGTGGATGTGCCGTTCCAGCTGTACGAGGCGCATAAAAAACTGCTGATGACCAAGCAGGAAGTGCGTGATGAGCACAAGAACAGTGATGGTAGTCCGGAAGTCAAACAGCGTATTCGCCAACTGCAGTTTCAGATGTCTCAGCGGCGGATGATGGCTGCAATTCCCGAGGCGGACGTGATCATTACCAACCCCACCCACTTTGCCGTAGCGCTCAAGTACGACCCTGAAAAGGGTGGGGCGCCGATGCTGCTGGCCAAAGGGGTGGATATGATTGCCCTGAAGATTCGTGAGATCGGTGCGCACAACCAGATCCTGATCCTGGAGTCGGCTGCCCTGGCGCGTTCGATTTACTACAGCACCGAGCTGGAAGAAGAGATTCCGGCCGGTCTGTATCTTGCTGTGGCGCAGGTGCTGGCCTATGTCTTTCAGATTCGTCAATTCCATGCCGGGCGCGCCAAGCGTCCGGATCCTTTGGGCGATCTTCCCATTCCGCCCGATCTGCAGCGCGACTCCTGATGACGATTTCTGCGTCGACGATGGGTGGTTTTATCGACGCGGTTGTGGCGGCAAAGTTGGACGGTTTCTTGCAATAGGCCAGTGCATGGCGCGTGGGGCGTCAAAGTTTTGGTCTGATGCAGGAAAGAACCGGTGGATCGCTCTCAGTTAATCAGTAACGCGCGCAGCAATCTGGCCGGGTTCGGGCGCGGCCAGTTGGGCGTGCCGATATTATTGCTGTCGCTGCTGGCAATGATGATGTTGCCAATCCCGCCGTTCCTGCTCGACGTGTTTTTCACCTTCAACATTGCCTTGTCGATCGTGGTTCTGCTGGTCTGTGTGTACGCCATGCGGCCGCTGGACTTCTCGGTATTCCCGACCATCCTGCTGGTCGCCACCCTGTTGCGTCTGGCGTTGAACGTCGCCTCGACCCGGGTGGTGCTGTTGCACGGCCAGGATGGTCACGACGCTGCCGGTAAGGTCATCCAGGCCTTTGGTGAGGTGGTGATCGGTGGTAACTACGTTGTCGGTATCGTGGTCTTCACCATCCTGATGATCATCAACTTCGTGGTAATCACCAAGGGTGCCGGGCGGATTTCCGAGGTCAGTGCGCGCTTTACTCTTGACGCCATGCCGGGTAAGCAGATGGCGATCGATGCCGACCTCAATGCTGGATTGATTGACCAGAACCAGGCCAAGGCGCGTCGTTCTGAAGTGGCCGCCGAGGCCGAGTTCTATGGCTCGATGGACGGTGCCAGCAAGTTTGTGCGCGGTGACGCTATTGCCGGTCTGCTGATTCTGTTCATCAACCTGATCGGCGGCATGCTGGTGGGCATGTTGCAACACAGCATGAGCTTTGGCGACGCCGGGCGTGTTTATACCTTGCTGGCGATCGGTGACGGTCTGGTGGCGCAATTGCCATCTCTGCTGCTGTCGACCGCAGCGGCGATCATGGTGACCCGTGCTTCCGGTTCGGAAGAAATGGGCAAGCAGATCAACCGCCAGATGTTCTCGTCTTATAAGGCGCTGGCGGTGTCGGGGGCGATCATGATCGTCATGGGCCTGGTGCCTGGCATGCCGCACTTTGCCTTCATTGGTCTGGGGGCAATCGCCTCGGGTGCTGCCTACTGGCTGTGGCGCCGTGACCAGAATGCCAAGGCTGTGGCGCTGGCCGAGGTGCAGCGTCAGCAGGACCTGCTGCCTTCGCCAGTGCGTGCCCAGGACTCCAAGGAGTTGGGCTGGGACGACGTAACGCCGGTCGACATCATCGGCCTGGAGGTCGGTTACCGGCTGATTCCGCTGGTGGATCGCAATCAGGGTGGTCAGTTGCTGGCGCGGATCAAGGGTGTGCGCAAGAAGCTTTCACAAGACCTGGGCTTTCTGATGCCCACGGTGCACATTCGCGACAACCTCGATCTGGCGCCCAGCGCCTATCGTTTGACGCTGATGGGGGTGATTCTGGCCGAGGCGGAGATTTATCCGGACCGTGAACTGGCGATCAACCCGGGTCAGGTGTTCGGTACCCTCAACGGTATCAATGCGCGCGATCCGGCGTTTGGTCTGGAAGCGGTGTGGATCGAAATCAGTCAGCGCAGCCAGGCCCAGTCGTTGGGTTACACAGTGGTGGATGCCAGCACCGTTGTGGCGACGCACCTGAACCAGATTCTCTACAAGCACTCCCATGAATTGATCGGCCACGAGGAAGTGCAGCAACTGATGCAGTTGCTGGCCAAGAGTTCGCCCAAGCTGGCTGAAGAGCTGGTGCCTGGGGTGCTGTCGTTGTCGGCGCTGCTCAATGTGCTGCAGGCGCTGCTGGCCGAGCATGTGCCGGTGCGTGATATCCGCACGATTGCCGAGGCCATCGCGAACAATGCGGCCAGGAGTCAAGATACCGCCGCGTTGGTGGCTGTGGTGCGGGTCGGGTTGAGCCGGGCGATCGTGCAAAGCATTGTAGGGACTGAGACAGAGCTGCCTGTCATCACCCTTGAGCCTAGATTGGAACAGATTTTGCTAAATAGTATGCAGAAGGCGGGTCAGGGTCAGGAAGAAGGCGTTCTTCTGGAGCCAAGCATGGCCGAGAAGCTGCAACGCTCGTTGATTGAGGCGGCGCAGCGTCAAGAGATGCAAGGCTCGCCGGTGATTTTGCTGGTGGCAGGTCCGATTCGGGCCATGCTGTCACGATTTGGACGATTGGCTGTACCGAACATGCATGTTCTGGCGTACCAGGAAATTCCTGACAACAAGCAAGTCACCATCGTAGCGACTGTCGGGCCTAACGGCTGAGGTAGTGAGTCATGCAAGTTAAGCGTTTTTTCGCCGCCGATATGCGTCAAGCCATGAAACTGGTTCGCGATGAGCTGGGCGCCGAGGCGGCCATCATCGGAAATCGGCGCATTGCCGGTGGCGTTGAGCTGACTGCTGCTCTTGATTACAAGCTGTCTGCGCTGGCGCCGCGGGTGCCGAACATGGAGCTTGAAGACGAGCTGCGCAAGACTCAGTCGCGGATCGTCTCGGCGCAAGCTGAACTCGAAAGTCGCAACGAAGGCGATGACGTATCGAGCAACCGTCAGTTGTTTTCTGGCTTGCCGCTGAGCGCTGCCGACCGGCACATCGAGCCGACCCTTGAAGAACCGCCGCGTCCTGCTGTTGCCGTCGCTGCACCCGGCGTTGCCGAGCCGACGCTGAACCAGCGTGCGTTTGACTCGATGCGCTCGGAGCTCAACGGCTTGCGCGAGCTGCTGGAAGTCCAGTTGGGTTCGCTGGCCTGGACGCAATTGCAGGGCAGTCGTCCGCAGCAGGCCAACCTGTGGCGGCGTCTGCAGCGCGTTGGCCTGTCCGGCCCGCTGTCGCGGGATCTGCTGGATATGGTTCCCGATATCGACGATCCCCGTCATGCCTGGCGCATGTTGCTGGCGCATCTGGCGCGGATGATCAATGTGCCTGACAACGAGCCGCTGGAAGAGGGCGGGGTGATCGCGATGGTCGGTCCGGCAGGGATGGGCAAGACCACTACGCTGGCCAAGCTGGCGGCGCGTTACGTGCTCAAGTACGGCGCGCAGAATATCGCGCTGGTGAGCATGGACAGCTTCCGGATCGGTGCCCAGGAGCAGCTCAAGACCCTTGGGCGTATTCTCAATGTGCCGGTGACCCACGTCGATCCGGGACAGTCCCTGGCCCAGGCGCTCGAACCGCTGATCCGCAAGCGTGTGGTGCTGATCGATACCGCCGGCCTGCAAGCCAGCGATCCGGCGCTGCGCCTGCAGCTTGAAAGCCTGGCCGGGCGCGGGATTCGCTCGCGCAACTATCTGGTCCTGGCCACTACCAGCCAGAAGCAGGTGTTGACCGCCGCTTACCACAGCTACAAACGCTGCGGGCTGGCCGGCTGCATCCTGACCAAACTGGATGAAACTGCCAGCCTGGGTGAAGTGCTGAGCCTTGCGATCGGGCATGAACTCCCCGTGGCCTATCTGACCGATGGGCCGCGTATTCCTGATGATTTGCATCTGCCACGCCGCCATCAACTGGTGAGTCGGGCCGTCAGTGTGCAAATGCAGGATGAACCCAGCGAAGAGGCTATGGCGGACATGTTCGCCGACCTTTATCACAACCCCGGCAAGCGAGTGGGGTGATTGATGAACACGACTAAAAAATTACTGCATCGGTGGTCTGCCAGGCATTGTTCGTCACGGAACGTGCAGCCCGTAATGTGGCTCCAGTCTACGCATGACAAGGTAAAGAAATAACATGGGCAGCATGCATCCCGTACAGGTTATCGCCGTGACCGGCGGCAAAGGTGGCGTTGGCAAGACCAACGTTTCAGTGAATCTGTCGCTGGCGCTGGCCGAGCTCGGCCGTCGCGTCATGCTGCTTGATGCTGATCTTGGTCTGGCCAACGTTGATGTTTTGCTGGGCCTTACGCCCAAACGCACCCTGGCCGATGTCATCGAGGGCCGCTGTGAGCTGCGTGACGTCCTGCTCCAGGGGCCTGGCGGAGTGCGTATCGTGCCAGCGGCCTCCGGTACCCAGAGCATGGTGCACCTGGCGCCCGCGCAGCA comes from the Pseudomonas sp. StFLB209 genome and includes:
- the fliJ gene encoding flagellar export protein FliJ, producing the protein MAQSRAARLAPVVEMAESAERTAAQRLGHAQGQVNLAHSKLEELEQFRLNYQQQWIDKGNHGVSGQWLMNYQRFLNQLETAIGQQRKSLAWHQANLDRARGVWQQAYARVEGLRKLVQRYIDEARALEDKREQKLLDELSQRLPRHEM
- a CDS encoding STAS domain-containing protein, with protein sequence MTVTCGLSPDGRQVTLFIEGRFDFSCHQDFRAAYEAFSGELDYVVDLRGTHYLDSSALGMLLLLRDHAGGDHAQVRLINCSSDVVKILTISNFSKLFTLG
- a CDS encoding ATP-binding SpoIIE family protein phosphatase, encoding MQSVGQELRVLIADDSASDRLLLSTLISRQGHQPLVAANGQEAVQLYRDHQPQLVLMDALMPVMDGFEAARQIKQMAGQALVPIIFLTSLTEGEALARCLDAGGDDFLAKPFNPLVLAAKINAMNRLRQLQDTVLRQRDLIASHREHLLNEQRVAKAVFDQVAHSGCLDASCIRYLQSPYALFNGDLMLAAYTPAGHMHVFLGDFTGHGLPAAVGAMPLAEVFYGMTAKGYELAEILREMNGKLKRILPVDMFCCAALLCIDAGQQQVELWNGGLPDGYLLRADNAGFVPLQSRHLPLGVLSPKAFEAHTEVHPLGAGDRIFLLSDGVIDTRDAQDQLFGSQRLCEVLAANREPEMLIQEILQALNDFGGRARDDVSMLEISAGHGALPATALTQGWSDSGLAEPVDWSVAFEFRAATLKASNPLPGVLQLLLEQRGLREQAATIYSVLTELYSNALEHGVLGLDSTLKQDAAGFARYYEARAKRLAELQNGFIRLELVLCSAAQGGRLQICMQDSGQGFDVQAVLARLPDDAGLHGRGLRLIRSLCRDARWSADGCTVHVEFVWGAMAYLPSGS
- a CDS encoding Hpt domain-containing protein codes for the protein MEDEYLTLIDVFLSDSEQRLALLRQAARNLAGGTSPDLTELGLAAHSFKGSSSNMGALRLSELCRQLEEQARRQALDGLEELVSLIDSEYQAIRQVFNAERQVLVAQT
- a CDS encoding flagellar hook-length control protein FliK, with amino-acid sequence MPLAPDVFPQANVAAPAKTGAVSNSFKPAETSKADASSFSDVYAQQSRDKPAVERDIPARPARDKPAADKDKAVATKDKPAAVGKDKPDTADKAKSEPDQVAGSGNSLPVQAKGQTADADDQSADPSEAVEQLVGLPTLIQIPVEVAVDAPVSADAAIDGLQQSQLAASPLAAAPAATSAAVEEAFNPEADPLDGLHALQFALESAGGKSRAAAPVATNQAGQAQANPDLNADDTRAQNVVNNLASLNGDPAAQDGSTESSDQSFTAVLGDGLKDVKSAAGDTRVDNFAERLAALSQAAQPARPVTAPVASPLGQPLAMHQSGWTEGIVDRVMYLSSQNLKSAEIKLEPAELGRLDIRVNMAPDQQTQVTFASAHLGVRDALESQVARLRESFSQQGLGQVDVNVSDQSQQQAQQQAQEQASRAQRGGRGSMAQDEVEDEVAPAAVAAVSQPAQRIVGSSEIDYYA
- the fliL gene encoding flagellar basal body-associated protein FliL, with product MASDAVKEPGSKSKLKLIIIGVVALLLAVGLSAGATWFLMHKSEPKPDPAAAAAAANVKQPAVFEAMTPAFVVNFNVNGRQRYMQASITMLARNPADMEALKVHMPTIRNNLVMLFAGIPFESLSSPIGQEMLRQKATASIQEVAQKELGKTVIEQLLFTNFVLQ
- the fliM gene encoding flagellar motor switch protein FliM, which encodes MAVQDLLSQDEIDALLHGVDDGMVQTDNAVEPGSVKSYDLTSQDRIVRGRMPTLEMINERFARYTRISMFNLLRRSADVAVGGVQVMKFGEYVHSLYVPTSLNLAKIKPLRGTALFILDAKLVFKLVDNFFGGDGRHAKIEGREFTPTELRVVRMVLDQVFIDLKEAWQAIMEVNFEYINSEVNPAMANIVGPSEAVVISTFHIELDGGGGDLHVTMPYSMIEPIREMLDAGFQSDLDDQDERWIKALKEDVLDVSVPLTTTVAQRQLQLRDILHMQPGDVIPVELPEALVMRANGVPSFKVKLGSHKGNLALQVIEPIERR